A genomic window from Solanum stenotomum isolate F172 chromosome 10, ASM1918654v1, whole genome shotgun sequence includes:
- the LOC125878411 gene encoding flavonoid 3'-monooxygenase CYP75B137-like, translating into MSLEFFKPLFDSFPWPLQQLNVEQKGVFFSCFLAFLALLWFFISNSNKRLPPGPKAFPLIGNLHSLDPELHTYFASLSQTYGPICRLWLGKKLGIIITSPALAREVLKDKDTIFANRDVPAAGSEFSYGGNNVLWTPYGPKWRMLRKVCVRDMLNSSTLDSVYALRRRELRQSINYFYSKKGLPVNVGEQMFLTILNVITSMLWGGTVKGEERASLGAEFRLVVTEIAQLVSIPNLSDFYPGLAWFDFQGVIKKMKLLAKRFDKIFESMIDQRQKLDRNGVGQESKDFLQVLLKLKDEADPKMPLTMTEIKALLMEMVLGGTDTSVNTIEFAMAEIMHKPDVLRKLQQEVDTAVGKDNIVEESHIQQLPYLYAVMKEVLRLHPAAPLLIPHCPSETCTVGGYTVPKGSCIFINVWAIQRDASIWKNPTEFRPERFLDNKWDYSGKDLNYFPFGSGRRICAGIGMAERMFMYSLASLIHSFDWKLPERVTSDVTEMFGITLRKKIPLVAIPTPRLSNPTLYE; encoded by the exons ATGTCTCTCGAATTCTTCAAACCCCTTTTTGATTCTTTCCCATGGCCCCTTCAACAACTCAATGTTGAGCAAAAGGGTGTGTTTTTCTCCTGTTTTCTTGCTTTTTTAGCTTTACTTTGGTTTTTCATCAGTAACTCAAACAAGAGATTGCCACCAGGGCCTAAAGCTTTTCCCTTGATAGGTAATCTCCATTCTCTTGATCCTGAACTTCACACCTATTTTGCATCTCTGTCCCAAACTTATGGCCCCATTTGTAGACTCTGGCTTGGTAAAAAACTTGGGATTATTATTACTTCCCCTGCTTTAGCTCGCGAGGTTCTTAAGGATAAAGATACCATTTTTGCTAACAGAGATGTCCCTGCGGCTGGAAGCGAATTTTCATATGGTGGCAATAATGTACTTTGGACTCCTTATGGACCGAAATGGCGCATGTTGAGGAAGGTTTGTGTTCGCGATATGCTTAATTCTTCTACTTTAGATTCGGTTTATGCACTAAGGAGAAGGGAGCTTAGACAATCGATTAATTACTTCTATAGTAAGAAGGGTTTACCAGTGAATGTTGGTGAGCAGATGTTCTTGACTATACTTAATGTGATTACAAGCATGTTATGGGGTGGCACAGTGAAGGGTGAGGAAAGAGCTAGTCTTGGAGCTGAATTTAGGCTTGTTGTGACTGAGATAGCTCAGTTGGTCAGTATTCCCAACCTTTCCGATTTTTACCCGGGCTTGGCTTGGTTTGATTTCCAGGGTGTTATAAAGAAGATGAAGTTGTTGGCAAAGAGATTTGATAAGATATTTGAGAGCATGATTGATCAAAGACAAAAATTGGACAGAAATGGTGTTGGCCAAGAAAGCAAGGACTTTTTGCAAGTTTTGCTGAAGTTGAAAGATGAAGCAGATCCCAAAATGCCTCTGACCATGACTGAAATCAAAGCCTTACTTATG GAAATGGTTCTCGGTGGAACTGACACTTCCGTCAACACAATTGAGTTTGCCATGGCTGAAATTATGCACAAACCCGATGTCCTGAGGAAATTACAACAAGAAGTAGATACAGCTGTGGGAAAAGATAATATTGTGGAAGAGTCTCATATTCAGCAATTACCATATCTCTATGCAGTGATGAAAGAAGTGTTGCGCCTACATCCAGCTGCTCCACTATTGATACCACATTGTCCTAGTGAAACATGCACTGTGGGAGGTTACACTGTTCCTAAAGGATCTTGTATTTTCATAAATGTATGGGCTATACAGAGAGATGCTTCTATCTGGAAAAATCCAACAGAGTTCCGTCCAGAGAGATTTTTGGACAATAAATGGGATTATAGTGGAAAAGATTTGAACTATTTCCCATTTGGTTCTGGCAGAAGAATCTGTGCGGGGATAGGCATGGCAGAGAGGATGTTCATGTATTCACTGGCTTCACTCATTCATTCTTTTGATTGGAAATTGCCCGAACGAGTGACATCAGACGTTACAGAGATGTTTGGTATTACTTTGAGGAAGAAAATTCCTCTGGTGGCTATACCTACTCCAAGATTGTCCAATCCAACACTGTATGAGTAA
- the LOC125878412 gene encoding flavonoid 3'-monooxygenase CYP75B137-like produces MYLKFFKPLFDSFPWLLQQLNVEQKAVIFSCFLGFLALLWFFISNSNKGLPPGPKPLPLVGNLHSLDPQLHTYFASLSQTYGLICRLWLGKKVGIIITSPALAREVLKDKDTIFANRDVPAAGREFSYGVNDLLWTPYGPKWRMLRKVCVRDMLSCSTLDSVYALRKRELRQSIKYLYSRKGLPVNVGEQMFLTVLNVITSMLWGGTMKGEERASVGAEFRHVVTEIAELISIPNLSDFYPGMAWFDFQGVVKKMKVVLKRFDKIFETMIDQRQKLDRNGVGQESKDFLQVLLKLKDEADPKMPLTMTEIKALLMDMVTGGASSTSNAIEFAMAEIMNKPDVLRKLQQELETVVGKDTIVEESHIKELPYLYAVMKEVLRIHPTAPLLVPHCPSETCTVGGYTVPKGSCVFINVWAIHRDPSIWKNPTKFCPERFLDNKWDYSGNDFNYFPFGSGRRICVGIDMAERMFMYSLASLVHSFDWKLPEGETLEVTEKFGIILKKKMPLVAIPTPRLSNPALYE; encoded by the exons ATGtatctcaaattcttcaaaccTCTTTTTGATTCTTTCCCATGGCTCCTTCAACAACTCAATGTTGAGCAAAAGGCTGTGATTTTCTCCtgttttcttggttttttagCTTTACTTTGGTTTTTCATCAGTAACTCAAACAAGGGACTGCCACCAGGGCCTAAACCTTTGCCCTTGGTAGGTAATCTCCATTCTCTTGATCCTCAACTTCACACCTATTTTGCATCTCTGTCCCAAACTTATGGCCTGATTTGTAGACTCTGGCTTGGTAAAAAAGTTGGGATTATTATTACTTCACCAGCCTTAGCTCGCGAGGTTCTTAAGGATAAAGATACCATTTTTGCTAACAGAGATGTCCCTGCTGCTGGAAGAGAATTTTCATACGGTGTCAATGACTTACTTTGGACTCCTTATGGACCGAAATGGCGAATGTTGAGGAAGGTTTGTGTTCGTGATATGCTTAGTTGTTCTACATTAGATTCTGTTTATGCACTAAGGAAAAGGGAGCTTAGACAATCGATCAAATACTTGTATAGTCGGAAGGGTTTACCGGTGAATGTTGGTGAACAGATGTTCTTGACTGTGCTTAATGTGATTACAAGCATGTTATGGGGTGGCACAATGAAGGGTGAGGAAAGAGCTAGTGTTGGAGCTGAGTTTAGGCATGTTGTGACTGAGATAGCTGAGTTGATCAGTATTCCCAATCTTTCCGATTTTTACCCAGGCATGGCTTGGTTTGATTTCCAGGGTGTTGTAAAGAAGATGAAGGTGGTTCTAAAGAGATTTGATAAGATATTTGAAACCATGATTGATCAAAGACAAAAATTGGACAGAAATGGTGTTGGCCAAGAAAGCAAAGACTTTCTGCAAGTTTTGCTGAAGTTGAAAGATGAAGCAGATCCCAAAATGCCTCTGACCATGACTGAAATCAAAGCCTTACTTATG GATATGGTTACTGGTGGAGCTAGCTCAACGTCCAATGCGATTGAGTTTGCCATGGCTGAAATTATGAACAAACCAGACGTCCTGAGGAAATTACAACAAGAACTAGAGACAGTTGTGGGAAAAGATACTATTGTGGAAGAGTCTCATATTAAGGAATTACCATATCTTTATGCAGTTATGAAAGAAGTCTTGCGCATACATCCAACTGCTCCATTATTGGTGCCACATTGTCCAAGTGAAACATGCACAGTGGGAGGATACACTGTTCCTAAAGGATCTTGTGTTTTCATAAATGTATGGGCTATACACAGAGATCCTTCTATCTGGAAAAATCCAACTAAGTTCTGTCCAGAGAGATTTTTGGACAATAAATGGGATTATAGTGGAAATGATTTCAACTATTTCCCATTTGGTTCTGGCAGAAGAATCTGTGTGGGGATAGACATGGCAGAGAGGATGTTCATGTATTCACTTGCTTCACTGGTTCATTCTTTCGACTGGAAATTGCCTGAAGGAGAGACATTAGAAGTTACAGAGAAGTTCGGTAttattttgaagaagaaaatgccTCTGGTGGCTATACCGACTCCAAGATTGTCCAATCCAGCACTCTATGAGTAA
- the LOC125878408 gene encoding flavonoid 3'-monooxygenase CYP75B137-like — protein sequence MLQMSLKFFKPLFDSFPWLLQQLNAENKIVFFSCFLGFLALLWFLWCFISNSNKGLPPGPKPLPLIGNLYSLDPTYFASLSQTYGPICRLWLGKKVGIIITSPALAREVLKDKDTIFANRDVPAAARELSYGGNNILWTPYGPKWRMLRKVCVRDMLSSSTLDSVYALRRKELRQSINYFYSQKGLPVNVGEQMFLTLLNVITSMLWGGTVKGEERASLGAEFRHIVTEMAALVSIPNYSDFYPGLAWFDLQGVTKKMKVLAKRFDKIFESMIDQRQKLHRNAEMGDGVGQESKDFLQVLLKLKDEADLKMPLTMTEIKALLMEMVLGGTATTANTVEFAMAEIMHKPNVLSKLQQEVDTVVGKDNIVEESHIQQLPYLYAVMKEVLRMHPATPLLVPHCPSETCTVGGYTVPKGSRVFINVWAIQRDASIWKNPTEFRPERFLDNKWDFSGNDLNYFPFGSGRRICVGIAMAERMFMYSLASLIHSFDWKLPKGETSDLTEMFDITLRKKIPLVTIPTPRLSNPTLYE from the exons ATGCTTCAGATGtctctcaaattcttcaaaccCCTTTTTGATTCTTTCCCATGGCTCCTTCAACAACTCAATGCTGAGAATAAGATTGTATTTTTCTCCtgttttcttggttttttagCTTTACTGTGGTTTCTTTGGTGTTTTATCAGTAACTCAAACAAGGGATTGCCACCAGGGCCTAAACCTTTGCCCTTGATAGGTAATCTCTATTCTCTTGATCCCACCTATTTTGCTTCTCTTTCCCAAACTTATGGCCCAATTTGTAGACTCTGGCTTGGTAAAAAAGTTGGGATTATTATTACTTCGCCTGCCTTAGCTCGCGAGGTTCTTAAGGATAAAGATACCATTTTTGCTAACAGAGATGTCCCTGCTGCTGCAAGAGAATTATCATATGGTGGCAATAACATACTTTGGACTCCTTATGGACCAAAATGGCGCATGTTGAGGAAGGTTTGTGTTCGCGATATGCTTAGTTCTTCTACTTTAGATTCTGTTTATGCACTAAGGCGAAAGGAGCTTAGACAATCGATCAATTACTTCTATAGTCAGAAGGGTTTACCAGTAAATGTTGGTGAGCAGATGTTCTTGACGTTGCTTAATGTGATTACAAGCATGTTATGGGGTGGCACAGTGAAGGGTGAGGAAAGAGCTAGTCTTGGAGCTGAGTTTAGGCATATTGTCACTGAGATGGCTGCGCTGGTCAGTATTCCCAATTATTCCGATTTTTACCCGGGCTTGGCCTGGTTTGATTTACAAGGTGTTACAAAAAAGATGAAGGTGTTGGCAAAGAGATTTGATAAGATATTTGAGAGCATGATTGATCAAAGACAAAAATTGCATAGAAATGCTGAGATGGGCGATGGTGTTGGCCAAGAAAGCAAAGACTTTTTGCAAGTTTTACTGAAGTTGAAAGATGAAGCAGATTTAAAAATGCCTCTGACCATGACTGAAATCAAAGCCTTACTTATG GAAATGGTTCTCGGTGGAACTGCCACTACCGCCAACACAGTTGAGTTTGCCATGGCTGAAATTATGCACAAACCAAATGTCCTGAGCAAATTACAACAAGAAGTAGATACAGTTGTGGGAAAAGATAATATCGTAGAAGAGTCTCATATTCAGCAATTACCATACCTCTATGCAGTGATGAAAGAAGTATTGCGCATGCATCCAGCTACTCCACTATTGGTGCCACATTGTCCTAGTGAAACATGCACTGTGGGAGGATACACTGTTCCTAAAGGATCTCGTGTTTTCATAAATGTATGGGCTATACAGAGAGATGCTTCTATCTGGAAAAATCCAACAGAGTTCCGTCCAGAGAGATTTTTGGACAATAAATGGGATTTTAGTGGAAATGATTTGAACTATTTTCCATTTGGTTCTGGCAGAAGAATCTGTGTGGGGATAGCCATGGCAGAGAGGATGTTCATGTATTCACTGGCTTCGCTAATTCATTCTTTCGATTGGAAATTGCCCAAAGGAGAGACATCAGACCTTACAGAGATGTTTGATATTACTTTGAGGAAGAAAATTCCTCTGGTGACTATACCTACTCCAAGATTGTCCAATCCAACATTGTATGAGTAa